From the Choloepus didactylus isolate mChoDid1 chromosome 20, mChoDid1.pri, whole genome shotgun sequence genome, one window contains:
- the LOC119516401 gene encoding cytosolic 5'-nucleotidase 1B-like, translating into MSQTSLKQKKKNEDGMRYSKESLEAQKSKESEKSGGVHLGTQGSQELAVPKTDSQGYLERNQWSRTSRSPSTRAPSMDEPRSRNASVKLPNSSATSRTSSASPSQHERDVPQPLSAQPSPPVPRESRPPTPPEPEPSPRRGSKQQEPPAALRDPRRAEDRACMSENQRRDDDACCASGKMLYEKTPSGSRPRPPPAPEHAITVALSSRALFSMVDGRKIYEEEGLEKYVEHQLDNENVVLTPGPAFRFVKALQHVNARLCELYPDEQDLFDIVLMTNNHAQVGVRLINSVNYYGLLIDRFCLTGGKSPIGYLKAYLTNLYLSADSEKVQEAIREGIASATMFDGNKDMAYCDTQLRVAFDGDAVLFSDESEHSTKEQAMDRCYQHEALFDNKLLAQGPLKDFLENLGRLQKKFYAKDERLLCPIRTYLVTARSAASSGAHVLKTFRRWGLEIDEALFLAGAPKGPILVKIRPHIFFDDQMFHIEGPQKFGAITAHVPYGQKLIP; encoded by the exons ATGAGTCAAACATccctaaaacagaaaaaaaag AATGAGGATGGAATGAGGTACTCAAAAGAGAGTCTAGAAGCACAGAAAAGCAAAGAGTCTGAGAAATCTGGAGGAGTTCACCTCGGCACTCAG GGATCACAAGAATTAGCAGTGCCAAAGACAGACTCTCAAGGGTACCTTGAGAGAAATCAATGGTCCCGAACATCTCGAAGCCCATCCACCAGGGCTCCATCCATGGATGAACCCAGAAGTAGGAACGCAAGTGTTAAG CTCCCTAACAGCTCGGCCACCTCCCGGACTTCGTCCGCCTCCCCGAGCCAGCACGAGCGCGACGTGCCGCAGCCGCTGTCGGCGCAGCCGTCCCCGCCGGTGCCGCGGGAGTCGCGGCCGCCCACGCCCCCGGAGCCCGAGCCCAGCCCCCGGCGCGGCAGCAAGCAGCAGGAGCCGCCCGCGGCGCTGCGGGATCCCCGTCGAGCGGAA GACCGCGCCTGCATGTCGGAGAACCAGCGGCGGGACGACGACGCCTGCTGCGCCTCGGGGAAGATGCTGTACGAGAAGACGCCGAGCGGCTCGCGCCCCCGGCCGCCCCCCGC GCCCGAGCACGCCATAACCGTGGCGCTCTCCTCGCGGGCCCTCTTCAGCATGGTGGACGGCAGGAAAATCTACGAGGAAGAGGGCCTGGAAAAGTACGTGGAACACCAGCTCGACAACGAAAACGTCGTCCTGACCCCCGGGCCCGCCTTCCGCTTTGTCAAG GCCCTGCAGCACGTCAACGCCAGGCTCTGTGAGCTGTACCCCGATGAGCAGGATTTATTTGATATTGTGCTGATGACTAATAACCACGCCCAAGTGGGAGTGCGGCTTATAAACAGCGTCAATTACTATG GCTTACTAATTGACCGCTTCTGTCTGACTGGTGGAAAAAGCCCCATTGGCTATCTGAAGGCATATCTTACCAACTTGTATCTTTCTGCGGATTCTGAAAAAGTACAAGAAGCAATACGAGAAG GGATCGCCTCTGCAACAATGTTTGATGGAAACAAAGACATGGCTTACTGTGACACGCAGCTCCGCGTGGCCTTTGATGGGGATGCCGTCCTCTTCTCGGACGAGTCGGAGCACAGCACCAAGGAGCAAGCGATGGACAGATGCTATCAACACGAAGCACTATTTGACAATAAACTTCTTGCTCAG GGTCCCCTGAAAGACTTTCTGGAAAATTTAGGCAGACTGCAAAAGAAGTTTTATGCCAAAGACGAACGGTTACTCTGCCCTATCAGGACCTACCTGGTGACGGCCAGGAGTGCAGCCAGCTCAGGCGCCCACGTGCTGAAAACCTTCCGCCGCTGGGGTCTGGAGATAGACGAGGCTCTCTTCCTTGCCGGAGCCCCCAAAGGCCCCATCTTGGTGAAGATCCGGCCCCACATCTTCTTTGATGACCAGATGTTCCACATTGAAGGGCCACAGAAGTTCGGTGCCATCACAGCTCATGTACCTTATGGTCAAAAACTCATCCCTTAG